A single Papilio machaon chromosome 12, ilPapMach1.1, whole genome shotgun sequence DNA region contains:
- the LOC106713792 gene encoding calmodulin-2 isoform X1: protein MPPKAAKGKEAKKEPPKLAMGPPPKPKKIPPPPACFSPEDLARFKEVFKAHDEDNIDKVKLPEIPIMLRKLGFNPKGSEIKLLYEKFLEDEFVDTVEYFEWLFMIEAKINMGDDFELAVTKAMATLGHDDEETGITDLELLKEELMSWGEPLLEIEFVDFIKVATKNKTFTPLDGKFNYVKFIELMNNSDQKFFKEPINFFKLDQKTLAAMAMKKAQEEKEEEERKEAERLAKEEAKRQKLIQQGLILPD, encoded by the exons ATGCCGCCTAAGGCCGCGAAAG GTAAAGAAGCAAAAAAGGAACCACCAAAACTGGCAATGGGCCCTCCACCGAAGCCGAAGAAAATACCTCCTCCTCCAGCTTGTTTTTCTCCAGAAGATTTAGCAAGATTTAAGGAAGTTTTTAAAGCGCATGACGAAGATAATATTGATAAG GTGAAGTTGCCAGAAATCCCAATTATGTTAAGGAAACTTGGCTTTAATCCCAAAGGCTCAGAAATCAAGCTGCTTTATGAGAAATTTCTAGAAGACGAGTTCGTAGATACGGTCGAGTATTTCGAGTGGCTTTTCATGATTGaagctaaaattaatatgggAGATGATTTTGAATTGGCAGTTACAAAAGCCATGGCAACCTTAGGACACGACGATGAAGAAACCGGAATAACAGATTTAGAATTACTCAAAGAGGAACTAATGTCTTGGGGTGAACCTTTGCTGGAAATTGAATttgtagattttataaaagtggcgacaaaaaacaaaacgtttACTCCATTAGACGGTAAATTCAACtacgtaaaatttattgaGCTAATGAATAATTCCGATCAGAAATTCTTTAAGGAACCGATAAACTTCTTTAAATTAGATCAAAAGACGTTGGCTGCAATGGCTATGAAGAAGGCTCAAGAAGAGAAGGAGGAAGAAGAGAGGAAGGAGGCTGAGAGACTTGCCAAAGAGGAAGCCAAGAGGCAAAAATTAATACAGCAAGGGCTCATACTACCTGATTAA
- the LOC106713792 gene encoding myosin light chain 1/3, skeletal muscle isoform isoform X2, protein MPPKAAKGKEAKKEPPKLAMGPPPKPKKIPPPPACFSPEDLARFKEVFKAHDEDNIDKVKLPEIPIMLRKLGFNPKGSEIKLLYEKFLEDEFVDTVEYFEWLFMIEAKINMGDDFELAVTKAMATLGHDDEETGITDLELLKEELMSWGEPLLEIEFVDFIKVATKNKTFTPLDDQKTLAAMAMKKAQEEKEEEERKEAERLAKEEAKRQKLIQQGLILPD, encoded by the exons ATGCCGCCTAAGGCCGCGAAAG GTAAAGAAGCAAAAAAGGAACCACCAAAACTGGCAATGGGCCCTCCACCGAAGCCGAAGAAAATACCTCCTCCTCCAGCTTGTTTTTCTCCAGAAGATTTAGCAAGATTTAAGGAAGTTTTTAAAGCGCATGACGAAGATAATATTGATAAG GTGAAGTTGCCAGAAATCCCAATTATGTTAAGGAAACTTGGCTTTAATCCCAAAGGCTCAGAAATCAAGCTGCTTTATGAGAAATTTCTAGAAGACGAGTTCGTAGATACGGTCGAGTATTTCGAGTGGCTTTTCATGATTGaagctaaaattaatatgggAGATGATTTTGAATTGGCAGTTACAAAAGCCATGGCAACCTTAGGACACGACGATGAAGAAACCGGAATAACAGATTTAGAATTACTCAAAGAGGAACTAATGTCTTGGGGTGAACCTTTGCTGGAAATTGAATttgtagattttataaaagtggcgacaaaaaacaaaacgtttACTCCATTAGACG ATCAAAAGACGTTGGCTGCAATGGCTATGAAGAAGGCTCAAGAAGAGAAGGAGGAAGAAGAGAGGAAGGAGGCTGAGAGACTTGCCAAAGAGGAAGCCAAGAGGCAAAAATTAATACAGCAAGGGCTCATACTACCTGATTAA